The nucleotide window TTCTCACTCGAAGTATTGCTGATAAACGAAGAAGAGGTGAGGCGGTATGAGGGGAAGGGAAAATGGCGTAGGAGAGGGTGGGTCATCGAGGAGCGTCGTTTGCTTAGAGTAGTTGATCGAAGGTTGTTTTGGAAAGCAGGAGATGTGCAGGCGCTCCTTCCTGAAAAGATAGGAGAATCATTTACCACAAGAGACTTGGTAGATGCGATGGGCGTTAGGATACAATTAGCGCAGAAGATGGCCTATTGTCTACATAAAGCGAGAGTGATCGAGTTAATAGGCAAACGGGGGCGTGCCAATCTATATGGAGTTGCCGGCACCTAACAAAGCTAATTCTCGTGCCGACGCAAAAAGCGTGCGCGGCTGATTTGCGACGTTATCAGAACACAGTTGTACTTGCATCACTGGTTTGATAAATATAGCCGGAATCCAGTCACAACAAGCACAAATTAGGGAGGATATCAAATGAGAAAAGGTTTTTTGGTTTTATCGATTTTCGTGTTAGGCCCGCTTTTGCTTCAAGGGGCGGAACCGCCGGCGGAATACGCCAAAAATTGGCCGCAGTGGCGAGGTCCACTCGCAAACGGCGTCGCGCCTTATGGCAATCCTCCGGTAGAATGGAGTGAAAGCAAGAATTTAAAATGGAAAATTGAAATCCCGGGAAAAGGACACGCGACTCCAATCATATGGGATGAGCAAATTTTTATATTAACCGCTATTGAAACCGATAAAAAAGGGGACCCAAAGCCGCAAGCTG belongs to candidate division KSB1 bacterium and includes:
- a CDS encoding PQQ-binding-like beta-propeller repeat protein; its protein translation is MRKGFLVLSIFVLGPLLLQGAEPPAEYAKNWPQWRGPLANGVAPYGNPPVEWSESKNLKWKIEIPGKGHATPIIWDEQIFILTAIETDKKGDPKPQAEMQTRPRGQRPRGRGRRRGGPPRVSTSFVYKFEILSINRSDGKIRWQKTAREEMPHQGTHGTSTWASNSPVTDGEHVYVYFGSRSLYCYDMQ